A genomic segment from uncultured Vibrio sp. encodes:
- a CDS encoding sucrose-specific PTS transporter subunit IIBC → MNYPVIAKQLLEHLGGKDNLQALAHCATRLRLALKDEDKVNEEAIGNLDGVKGQFKVAGQYQIIFGSGIVNQVYAEMAKQTGLAEMSTNDVASAGAQKQNIVQRAVKGLSDIFVPIIPAIVAGGLLMGLFNLLTAQGLFIEDQSIIEAYPGLADLASMINTFANAPFVYLPVLLAFSASKKFGGNPFLGAALGMLMVHPDLLNGWGFGSASVSGTIPTWNILGLEIQKVGYQGSVLPVLVSAFILAKVETGLRKVIPSVLDNLLTPMLAIFITGFITFTLVGPFTRDLGFMLGDGLNWLYDSAGFVGGALFGFIYAPFVITGMHHSFIAIETQLLADIATTGGTFIFPIAAMSNVAQGAAALAVGFTTRDTKMKGIAMPSGITGLLGITEPAMFGVNLKLRYPFLAAIVGSAVASAFITLFNVKAQALGAAGLPGIISISPDKISYYIVGMIIAFTTAFALTIVLGIREKAKQGKQAAA, encoded by the coding sequence ATGAACTATCCAGTCATAGCAAAACAATTACTCGAGCACTTAGGCGGTAAAGATAACCTTCAAGCCCTCGCTCACTGCGCAACGCGCCTGCGTCTAGCGCTAAAAGATGAAGACAAAGTCAATGAAGAAGCAATCGGCAACTTAGACGGAGTTAAAGGCCAGTTCAAAGTTGCAGGCCAATACCAAATTATTTTCGGCTCTGGCATCGTAAACCAGGTTTACGCAGAAATGGCGAAACAGACTGGTTTAGCCGAAATGTCGACGAACGACGTCGCATCGGCTGGAGCTCAAAAACAAAATATCGTTCAACGTGCGGTGAAAGGGCTGTCGGATATTTTTGTTCCAATCATTCCGGCGATCGTTGCGGGCGGTTTGCTGATGGGTCTTTTCAACCTGCTTACCGCACAAGGCTTGTTTATTGAAGATCAGTCAATCATAGAAGCCTACCCAGGCTTGGCTGATTTAGCGAGCATGATCAACACCTTCGCCAATGCACCTTTTGTTTATTTACCTGTTTTACTGGCATTTTCTGCTTCGAAGAAGTTTGGTGGCAACCCATTCTTGGGTGCTGCACTTGGTATGCTGATGGTTCACCCAGACCTGTTAAATGGTTGGGGCTTTGGTAGTGCATCCGTTTCGGGCACGATCCCAACATGGAACATTCTGGGCTTAGAGATCCAAAAAGTGGGTTACCAAGGTTCAGTACTACCGGTGTTAGTCTCTGCGTTTATCCTAGCAAAAGTTGAGACTGGTCTGCGTAAAGTGATTCCTTCAGTACTGGATAACTTGCTAACGCCGATGCTGGCTATCTTCATTACCGGTTTCATTACTTTCACTCTGGTCGGCCCGTTTACTCGCGACCTTGGCTTCATGCTTGGTGACGGTCTGAACTGGTTATACGATTCAGCAGGTTTTGTTGGCGGTGCACTGTTTGGCTTTATCTATGCTCCGTTCGTTATTACTGGTATGCATCACAGCTTTATCGCGATTGAAACTCAGCTACTGGCCGACATCGCAACCACAGGCGGTACATTTATCTTCCCAATTGCGGCTATGTCGAACGTAGCACAAGGCGCAGCGGCGTTAGCAGTAGGCTTCACAACTCGTGATACGAAAATGAAAGGCATCGCAATGCCATCTGGTATCACAGGTCTTCTTGGTATCACTGAGCCAGCCATGTTCGGTGTGAACTTGAAACTGCGTTACCCATTCCTGGCTGCAATCGTAGGTTCAGCCGTCGCAAGTGCATTCATCACTCTATTTAACGTGAAAGCACAAGCACTTGGTGCAGCAGGTTTGCCAGGCATTATCTCTATCTCACCAGACAAGATAAGCTACTACATTGTCGGCATGATTATCGCCTTCACCACAGCATTTGCCCTAACGATCGTACTGGGCATACGTGAGAAAGCAAAACAAGGCAAACAAGCAGCAGCTTAA
- a CDS encoding LacI family DNA-binding transcriptional regulator yields MASLHDVARLAGVSKSTVSRVINNEYGVKEATKVKVRKAVEECGYVVNQVAKDLKSQKTNLIGVIVPRVSSHAISQGVDGLTAVIEQSGKHVLLANTHLIYEKEVEYIQIFNQKRVEGIILYATHLDAKLVKAIQQSNVPVVLVGQDGSLHNVPSVVHDDVRVGFEAGNRLIAAGCQHIAFIGVQGEDIAVDVQRSQGLEQALAFHQQSLLVHARGDFTIESGYQQAQELIKNYPEVDGLFCATDRIAVGAVKALREMGVKVGEQVRVLGVGNDELSSISIPSLSTFNYAFDKAGENAAKMLLERIEGRGEEMSKVVLTFQNIERETC; encoded by the coding sequence ATGGCAAGTTTGCACGACGTTGCGCGTTTGGCTGGTGTATCGAAATCTACCGTATCTCGCGTGATAAACAACGAGTATGGGGTCAAGGAAGCCACTAAAGTTAAAGTACGTAAAGCGGTGGAAGAGTGTGGCTACGTAGTGAATCAAGTGGCTAAGGATCTCAAATCACAAAAGACAAATCTTATTGGCGTGATCGTACCGCGCGTTTCTTCTCACGCTATCTCTCAGGGGGTTGATGGGTTAACCGCGGTTATTGAGCAGTCTGGCAAGCACGTCCTATTGGCTAATACGCATCTGATCTACGAAAAAGAAGTTGAATATATTCAGATATTTAACCAAAAGCGTGTAGAAGGCATTATTCTCTACGCGACGCACTTAGATGCAAAATTAGTTAAAGCGATTCAGCAGTCTAATGTACCGGTTGTCTTAGTCGGACAGGATGGTTCATTACATAACGTACCCAGCGTTGTGCATGACGATGTACGTGTGGGTTTTGAAGCGGGTAACCGCCTGATTGCAGCTGGTTGTCAACACATCGCTTTCATCGGCGTTCAAGGTGAAGACATTGCCGTTGACGTACAGCGTTCGCAGGGGCTTGAGCAGGCTTTAGCTTTTCACCAGCAATCATTGCTCGTACACGCACGAGGTGACTTCACCATAGAGTCTGGCTACCAGCAAGCGCAAGAGTTGATAAAAAACTACCCAGAAGTCGATGGTCTGTTTTGTGCGACTGACCGTATTGCCGTAGGCGCGGTTAAAGCTCTGCGTGAAATGGGCGTTAAGGTAGGTGAGCAAGTACGCGTGCTGGGTGTTGGTAACGATGAACTGTCAAGCATTAGTATTCCGAGCTTATCGACATTTAACTATGCTTTTGATAAGGCTGGGGAAAATGCAGCTAAAATGCTACTTGAACGGATTGAAGGTCGTGGCGAGGAAATGAGCAAAGTCGTTCTCACTTTCCAAAACATCGAACGTGAAACCTGCTAG
- the glgX gene encoding glycogen debranching protein GlgX, with translation MTQFRSRPYPLGATLNKEGCNFSIHTPENKDIKLALFSDDDNYTLYDLPGEYAGIRHTFIPKVKAGQKYGYIVSHNDEPLLISDPYAKSIDKVLHYQPPYSAKKSFTMPKCVVIKDDFDWQKTDHPRIPREEMVLFETHVKGLTQLHPKVDTAKKGHYLGLSAPEMLAFYKQQNINTLQLLPVAACMHEPHLLEMKKANYWGYNPYLFMTPDPRYAKKDAVNELKTTIRELHKHGIEVILDVVYNHTAEGGEGPTIFNLKALDSRFYIKHGTHFANYTGCGNTVDLTYQPALNLVMDTLRYWVSEFKVDGFRFDLAATLGRQGDNYNPEAAFFKAVAQDPVLRETKLIAEPWDIGPNGYQVGNFPFGWNECNDKLRDISRSFWRGDQGYLKEFATRLMGSRDIYSAANWPYKLTVNYITYHDGFTLQDLVSYKNKHNEANGEDNRDGHGDNRSENYGVEGETENLMIIATREKQKRNLIASLLFSFGIPHILTADVLSHTQGGNNNAYCQDNETSWLNWGETERKQHFKIWMSQMVANRKKYMVPFIRSFSGESRNNNRIFWRRTDGNLMEHDDWNRLSSVALHLGIGKDGQELVYLINQTNATARFKLPNDRKQNWTTICDTNVRNLNPGHAEGEVLLSPTSMVILHYQPKAKAKPTA, from the coding sequence ATGACGCAATTTCGATCTCGCCCATACCCCTTGGGTGCAACACTGAATAAAGAAGGCTGTAACTTCTCTATTCACACACCCGAGAATAAAGACATAAAACTGGCGTTGTTCTCCGACGACGACAATTACACGCTGTACGATCTACCTGGTGAATACGCCGGTATACGGCACACCTTTATTCCAAAAGTTAAGGCTGGACAGAAGTACGGCTACATTGTCTCCCACAATGATGAACCGCTGCTCATCTCAGACCCTTACGCCAAATCAATAGATAAGGTGCTCCACTACCAACCGCCTTACTCTGCCAAGAAAAGCTTTACTATGCCAAAGTGTGTGGTAATCAAAGATGACTTTGATTGGCAGAAAACAGACCACCCGCGTATCCCAAGAGAAGAAATGGTGCTATTCGAGACCCATGTGAAAGGTCTTACTCAACTTCACCCCAAAGTCGACACAGCCAAGAAAGGGCATTATCTCGGATTGTCTGCGCCAGAGATGTTGGCTTTTTACAAGCAGCAGAACATCAACACGTTGCAGTTGCTGCCTGTCGCAGCGTGTATGCATGAACCACATTTACTCGAAATGAAGAAAGCGAACTACTGGGGCTACAATCCCTACTTGTTCATGACACCTGATCCACGTTATGCGAAAAAGGATGCGGTCAATGAACTGAAAACGACCATTCGCGAGCTTCATAAACACGGGATAGAAGTTATTCTTGATGTGGTCTATAACCACACGGCTGAAGGCGGCGAAGGTCCAACGATTTTTAATCTAAAAGCCCTAGATTCACGATTTTACATCAAGCATGGTACCCACTTTGCTAACTATACCGGGTGTGGTAATACCGTCGACCTCACTTACCAACCGGCATTAAATTTAGTCATGGACACACTTCGTTACTGGGTTAGTGAGTTCAAAGTCGATGGTTTCCGCTTCGATTTGGCCGCGACACTCGGCCGTCAGGGAGACAATTACAATCCAGAAGCGGCATTTTTTAAGGCGGTGGCGCAAGATCCCGTTCTCCGTGAGACAAAGCTGATCGCAGAGCCTTGGGATATTGGTCCTAACGGCTACCAGGTGGGTAACTTCCCCTTTGGCTGGAACGAGTGTAACGATAAGCTTCGTGATATCTCTCGCAGCTTCTGGCGCGGCGATCAAGGCTACTTAAAAGAATTTGCGACCCGACTAATGGGTTCGCGAGATATCTATAGCGCAGCAAATTGGCCTTACAAGCTGACCGTCAACTACATCACTTACCATGACGGCTTCACACTTCAAGACTTAGTGTCTTATAAGAACAAACATAATGAAGCCAATGGCGAAGATAACCGCGATGGACACGGCGATAACCGCTCAGAAAACTACGGGGTAGAAGGCGAGACAGAAAACCTAATGATCATTGCGACTCGCGAGAAGCAAAAACGCAATCTCATCGCGAGCTTGTTGTTTTCATTCGGTATCCCTCACATCCTCACCGCTGACGTGTTGTCTCACACCCAAGGAGGAAACAACAATGCCTACTGCCAGGATAACGAAACCAGCTGGTTAAACTGGGGAGAAACAGAACGCAAACAACATTTCAAGATCTGGATGTCGCAAATGGTTGCCAACCGTAAAAAATACATGGTGCCATTTATTCGCTCGTTCAGTGGTGAAAGTCGTAATAACAATCGTATCTTTTGGCGAAGAACGGATGGTAACTTAATGGAGCACGATGACTGGAACCGACTAAGCTCTGTGGCACTGCATCTTGGAATTGGCAAAGATGGGCAAGAGTTGGTGTACTTAATCAACCAAACCAATGCGACTGCGCGCTTTAAGTTGCCAAATGATCGTAAACAAAATTGGACGACGATTTGTGATACCAATGTTCGCAACTTAAACCCAGGCCATGCTGAAGGCGAAGTACTACTTTCACCAACTTCCATGGTGATTTTACATTACCAGCCAAAAGCTAAAGCGAAACCCACTGCGTAA
- a CDS encoding IS630 family transposase, protein MKIILTPQQKQQLEEMHDSTRDGRVRDRIKAVLLASEGWSQTMISQALRIHESTVARHLSDYVLSEKLKPENGGSQSRLSAGQTMQLIEHLTEKTYFHTHQIVAYVQAEFGIRYTVAGMNKWLHHHDFSYKKPKGVPHKFNPEMQQAFIEHYNETLRNSEDPVLFMDAVHPTQSTKLSYGWIRKGQDKVIETTGSRTRLNVIGALPLQNIGATVTETYDTINSESIVRFFWKLKKEHYPLEQKVHLVLDGAAYHQSNLVKDAAKVLNIQLHYLPPYSPNLNPIERLWKVMNEHVRNNIYFSSKSEFTSAIKEFFDVTLPEVAGSLVSRITDNFQILKPASSS, encoded by the coding sequence ATGAAAATAATACTGACTCCTCAACAGAAGCAGCAACTCGAAGAGATGCACGATTCAACTCGTGATGGTCGAGTGCGTGACCGCATCAAAGCGGTTTTACTCGCGTCTGAAGGTTGGAGTCAGACGATGATTTCTCAAGCTCTTCGTATTCACGAATCGACCGTTGCTCGTCATCTTAGTGATTATGTTCTCTCTGAAAAACTTAAGCCTGAAAATGGTGGTAGCCAAAGCCGACTTTCTGCTGGGCAAACCATGCAACTTATCGAACATCTGACTGAGAAAACGTACTTTCATACCCACCAAATTGTCGCTTATGTACAAGCTGAGTTTGGTATCCGTTATACCGTTGCTGGAATGAACAAGTGGCTACATCATCACGACTTCTCATATAAGAAGCCGAAAGGTGTGCCGCACAAGTTTAATCCAGAAATGCAGCAAGCCTTTATCGAGCATTACAACGAGACGCTAAGAAACAGCGAAGACCCTGTGTTGTTCATGGATGCCGTTCATCCTACGCAGTCAACAAAACTCAGTTATGGCTGGATACGAAAAGGCCAAGACAAAGTGATTGAGACAACGGGCAGTCGAACTCGCCTTAATGTTATCGGAGCATTACCACTTCAAAATATTGGTGCAACGGTGACAGAGACATATGACACTATAAACAGCGAGAGCATCGTTCGCTTCTTCTGGAAGCTCAAAAAAGAGCATTACCCGTTGGAGCAAAAAGTTCACTTAGTTCTTGATGGTGCAGCCTATCATCAGTCAAATTTGGTGAAGGATGCGGCAAAGGTGCTTAATATCCAGCTTCATTATTTACCGCCTTATAGTCCAAATTTAAATCCAATAGAGCGGCTTTGGAAAGTGATGAATGAGCATGTGAGGAATAATATTTACTTCTCCTCCAAGTCTGAATTTACTTCAGCCATCAAAGAGTTTTTCGATGTAACGCTACCAGAAGTTGCAGGCTCACTGGTGTCCAGAATTACGGATAATTTTCAGATTTTAAAACCTGCATCTTCAAGTTGA
- a CDS encoding maltoporin, translating to MKKVSVIAAAVTASLAAGSAFAVDFHGYMRAGVGVNGDGGQQVTFEKNKVGRLGNEGDIYGEVQLGQEVYNNNGKTFYVDSMVAMTSNGSNDWESTSTNCGLNDAADGVECVDDAQFALRQFNVQAKGLLNFAPEATLWAGKRFYQRHDVHISDFYYWNISGAGAGIEGIEAGPGKFSFAWVRNDRNDNFKLGANNLGDTPDAGNDGGAVNVNTLDFRYAGLSLWSNATLEMGLDYAIVNETEDASSAAKDAKNGVMVTAELTQGLDSGFNKTVFQYGTEGYSKAFAFWGDGSWYGAEANDGADGYRIINWGVIGLGDNWELGHQLVYGVGNDMWDGQDKWETFSVVARPVFKWDENNKTIFEAGYAMDDNDGFESTYGKMTVAQAWSAGSSFWARPEIRLYATYLTADDDNDTQKFDGGRSDDTFQFGVQAEAWW from the coding sequence ATGAAAAAAGTAAGTGTAATTGCTGCAGCAGTGACTGCTTCTTTAGCTGCTGGTTCCGCATTCGCAGTGGACTTTCATGGTTACATGCGTGCTGGTGTTGGCGTGAATGGTGACGGTGGCCAACAAGTAACATTTGAAAAGAATAAAGTAGGTCGTCTTGGTAACGAAGGCGATATTTACGGTGAAGTACAGCTAGGTCAAGAAGTTTACAACAACAACGGCAAAACGTTCTACGTAGACTCTATGGTTGCAATGACTTCTAACGGTTCAAACGACTGGGAAAGTACTTCTACTAACTGTGGCCTAAACGACGCTGCAGACGGTGTTGAGTGTGTTGATGATGCTCAATTTGCTCTACGTCAATTCAATGTTCAAGCTAAAGGCCTGCTAAACTTCGCTCCTGAAGCAACACTTTGGGCAGGTAAACGCTTCTACCAACGTCACGATGTTCATATCTCTGACTTCTACTACTGGAACATCTCTGGTGCAGGCGCGGGTATCGAAGGCATCGAAGCTGGCCCTGGTAAATTTTCTTTCGCATGGGTTCGTAATGACCGCAACGACAATTTTAAGTTAGGGGCTAACAACCTAGGTGACACTCCAGACGCTGGTAATGATGGCGGCGCAGTAAACGTAAACACGCTAGACTTCCGTTACGCAGGCCTGTCTCTGTGGTCAAACGCGACGTTAGAAATGGGTCTGGACTACGCAATCGTAAACGAAACTGAAGACGCGTCAAGCGCAGCTAAAGATGCGAAAAATGGCGTTATGGTTACTGCTGAGTTGACTCAAGGTCTAGACTCTGGCTTTAACAAAACAGTATTCCAATACGGTACTGAAGGCTACTCTAAAGCGTTCGCATTCTGGGGAGATGGTAGCTGGTACGGCGCGGAAGCAAACGACGGTGCAGACGGCTACCGTATCATCAACTGGGGTGTAATCGGCCTAGGCGACAACTGGGAACTTGGTCACCAGTTAGTGTACGGTGTTGGTAACGACATGTGGGATGGTCAAGACAAGTGGGAAACATTCTCTGTCGTTGCTCGCCCAGTATTCAAATGGGATGAAAACAATAAGACTATCTTCGAAGCGGGTTACGCGATGGATGATAACGATGGCTTCGAAAGCACTTACGGTAAGATGACGGTTGCTCAAGCTTGGTCTGCTGGCTCTAGCTTCTGGGCACGTCCAGAAATCCGTCTATACGCGACTTACCTAACCGCTGACGACGACAACGATACGCAAAAATTTGACGGCGGTCGTTCAGACGATACATTCCAATTTGGTGTACAAGCTGAAGCTTGGTGGTAA
- a CDS encoding MalM family protein, with product MRKWLAPVLLGMLASGCASVEQVEMTSNDQQQVITQSGDIQWVPLDVPVVTDFALTDKSQMLLDGNSAGAIAAFALPGNRGSLDLQLETFVSTDLQFYAPNVIVVNADGKTVYSADFSKFEYVPAKMLDNDKFVLDLNVIPDMSGNDLHVLIYTTSEDLKGSTQILHPAKAYAKARHTQPPDIADPYAKHSPLGQFRLSVTANDIVTTKIVAKNDNIPEGAELTGYYHRAIERAVAEDNIPKALTLLDEAKELGIEGAQEVFVKAVNSK from the coding sequence ATGAGAAAATGGCTTGCTCCCGTACTGCTGGGCATGTTGGCGTCTGGCTGTGCGTCTGTAGAACAAGTAGAGATGACTTCTAATGACCAGCAACAGGTGATCACCCAGTCTGGCGATATTCAATGGGTACCGCTCGATGTACCTGTAGTTACTGATTTTGCTTTGACAGATAAAAGCCAAATGCTACTGGATGGCAACAGCGCAGGCGCTATCGCCGCATTTGCACTTCCGGGAAACCGCGGTAGTCTCGATTTACAGCTAGAGACCTTCGTTAGCACAGACCTTCAATTTTACGCACCAAATGTCATCGTGGTTAATGCGGACGGAAAAACCGTTTATTCAGCAGATTTCTCAAAGTTTGAGTACGTTCCTGCCAAAATGTTGGATAACGACAAATTCGTACTCGATCTCAATGTTATTCCTGACATGAGTGGTAATGACCTTCATGTGTTGATTTACACCACTTCCGAAGATTTGAAAGGAAGTACTCAGATTCTGCATCCGGCAAAAGCCTATGCTAAAGCGCGTCATACTCAGCCACCAGATATTGCTGATCCATATGCGAAGCACAGCCCTCTTGGTCAGTTCCGCCTCTCGGTAACCGCAAATGATATCGTTACGACTAAGATTGTGGCGAAAAACGATAATATTCCAGAAGGTGCAGAATTGACCGGTTACTACCACCGTGCAATTGAAAGAGCTGTAGCCGAAGACAATATTCCTAAAGCCCTAACCTTACTCGATGAAGCGAAAGAGTTAGGCATCGAAGGTGCACAAGAAGTATTTGTTAAAGCGGTAAATAGCAAATAA